One window of Methylococcus sp. EFPC2 genomic DNA carries:
- a CDS encoding cell division protein ZapA, with amino-acid sequence MSESRPPVNVLILGKEYPVVCPDNEEHELLLAARYLDGKMRKIRDTGRVIGTERIAVMAALNIAHELTQLRRENKELAGELGNRVSAMHDRIDSALNEE; translated from the coding sequence ATGAGTGAATCGCGCCCGCCCGTCAACGTCTTGATTTTGGGCAAGGAATATCCGGTTGTTTGCCCGGACAACGAAGAGCACGAGCTGCTGCTGGCCGCACGTTACCTGGATGGAAAAATGCGCAAAATCCGCGACACCGGCCGCGTGATCGGGACGGAGCGTATTGCGGTGATGGCGGCGCTCAACATCGCTCACGAACTCACCCAGTTGCGCCGCGAGAACAAGGAACTGGCCGGCGAACTGGGCAACCGGGTCTCGGCCATGCACGACCGCATAGACTCGGCCCTGAATGAGGAATAA
- the pepP gene encoding Xaa-Pro aminopeptidase has product MTISSEFKQRRKHLMRRMKKRSLALIAAAPAARRNRDAEYPYRQNSDFYYLTGFNEPDAVAVFIPGREQGEFILFCREYDETMAIWTGRHAGLDGAREQFGADEAHPIGKLDEVLPSLMDGRERLYYPLGDEGLRSRISTILAALRERARAGVRPPSALIDLDGLVHEMRLFKSPAELASMRRAMEVSAAAHRRAMRICRPGLREYEIEAELLHEFTRQGLRSPAYSSIVAGGNNACVLHYIHNEDVLQDGDLLLIDAGAECDNYAADITRTFPVNGRFTAPQRQLYELVLDAQAAAIASIRPGRRWNEPHEAAVQVLTKGLVKLGLLRGRVAKLIHDEAYKKFYMHRTGHWLGMDVHDVGDYKAGDDWRVLEPGMVLTVEPGLYVSESCADVEEHWRGIGIRIEDDVLVTEKGCEVLTAAVPKSVADIEALMRAEM; this is encoded by the coding sequence ATGACGATTTCCAGCGAATTCAAGCAACGCCGCAAGCACTTAATGCGGCGCATGAAGAAACGGAGCCTGGCCCTGATAGCCGCCGCACCGGCGGCCAGGCGCAACCGCGATGCCGAATATCCCTACCGGCAGAACAGCGACTTTTATTATCTGACCGGATTCAACGAACCGGACGCCGTCGCCGTGTTTATACCGGGGCGCGAACAGGGCGAGTTCATCCTGTTCTGTCGGGAATACGACGAAACCATGGCGATCTGGACCGGCCGGCACGCCGGCCTGGACGGCGCGCGCGAGCAGTTTGGCGCGGACGAAGCCCATCCCATAGGCAAGTTGGACGAAGTGCTCCCGAGCCTGATGGACGGCCGGGAGCGCCTCTATTACCCACTGGGCGACGAGGGCTTGCGCTCCCGTATCTCCACGATCCTGGCGGCTTTGCGTGAACGGGCCCGCGCGGGCGTGCGTCCGCCGTCGGCCCTGATCGATCTCGACGGCCTGGTTCACGAGATGCGCTTGTTCAAGAGTCCCGCCGAATTGGCCAGCATGCGCAGGGCGATGGAGGTCTCGGCCGCCGCGCATCGCCGCGCCATGCGCATCTGCCGGCCGGGCTTGCGGGAGTACGAGATCGAGGCGGAGCTGCTGCACGAATTCACGCGCCAGGGTCTCCGCTCGCCCGCTTATTCCAGCATCGTCGCGGGCGGCAACAACGCTTGTGTCCTGCACTACATCCATAACGAAGACGTGCTGCAGGACGGCGATCTGCTGCTCATCGACGCGGGCGCGGAATGCGACAACTATGCCGCCGACATCACCCGCACATTCCCCGTCAACGGCCGCTTCACCGCGCCGCAACGGCAGCTTTACGAGCTGGTGCTCGACGCGCAGGCGGCGGCCATCGCAAGCATCCGGCCCGGCAGGCGCTGGAACGAGCCTCACGAAGCGGCCGTGCAGGTCTTGACCAAGGGACTGGTCAAGTTGGGGTTGCTGCGGGGGCGCGTTGCCAAGTTGATCCATGATGAAGCCTACAAGAAGTTCTACATGCACCGCACCGGCCACTGGTTGGGCATGGATGTGCACGACGTGGGCGATTACAAGGCCGGCGACGACTGGCGCGTCCTGGAGCCCGGCATGGTGCTGACCGTCGAGCCTGGTCTGTATGTCTCCGAGTCCTGCGCGGACGTGGAAGAACATTGGCGCGGCATCGGTATACGCA
- a CDS encoding TIGR02449 family protein yields MNSEYAGLDTELIRLQEKIEALVTLCEQLRKENVTLKARFEDWSQERALSAEKTALARNRIEAMITRLKSMGQEP; encoded by the coding sequence TTGAATTCCGAATACGCCGGCCTCGACACGGAGCTGATCCGGCTGCAAGAAAAAATCGAGGCGCTCGTGACACTCTGCGAGCAGCTTCGGAAAGAAAATGTCACCCTCAAAGCCCGTTTCGAGGATTGGTCCCAAGAACGCGCGCTGTCGGCGGAAAAGACCGCCCTCGCGAGAAACCGAATCGAAGCGATGATCACCCGCCTGAAATCGATGGGACAAGAACCATGA
- a CDS encoding UPF0149 family protein — MISDISYEEAQDAMSRASAPMSVAEGHGILAGLLCVDARALCDQWLALLFSDGAGKGPDDRGLALLSDLCEQTRTQLADADYSFELLLPDEESELSERAEALGDWCRGFLYGVGFSRGNAEWPADAGEVLRDLVEVTRLDFEVSGEADEQAYAEITEFVRMGVYLVRADLNQATSPILH, encoded by the coding sequence ATGATCTCCGATATATCGTATGAAGAAGCGCAGGACGCAATGTCCCGGGCTTCCGCCCCCATGAGCGTCGCGGAAGGACACGGCATATTGGCCGGTTTGCTATGCGTGGATGCGCGGGCGCTTTGCGACCAATGGTTGGCCTTGTTGTTCAGCGACGGCGCGGGCAAGGGGCCGGACGACCGGGGGCTGGCGCTCTTGAGCGACTTGTGCGAGCAGACCCGCACTCAATTGGCCGACGCCGATTACAGTTTTGAACTATTGCTTCCCGACGAAGAGAGCGAGCTGAGCGAGCGGGCCGAAGCATTGGGCGACTGGTGTCGAGGCTTTTTGTACGGGGTGGGGTTCTCGCGCGGAAACGCGGAGTGGCCGGCGGACGCGGGCGAGGTGTTGCGTGACCTGGTGGAGGTTACGCGGCTGGACTTCGAAGTCTCTGGCGAGGCCGACGAACAGGCTTACGCCGAGATCACCGAATTCGTCCGCATGGGCGTTTACCTGGTGAGGGCGGATTTGAACCAGGCCACTTCCCCTATCCTGCATTGA